Proteins co-encoded in one Papaver somniferum cultivar HN1 chromosome 5, ASM357369v1, whole genome shotgun sequence genomic window:
- the LOC113278697 gene encoding uncharacterized protein LOC113278697, producing MCISQYMFNDRRTVTVNSLTCVTKYAEKLIREADEVSKSHYVLQPEQSAYEVQDSNNLKYRVDLSENSWSCLFWQKVGIPCSHALATIKKTHEGVPYSEFCKAYYSIQGYRMAYADTINLVLVDKPVNTILAIKRGGSGNTSEARRKKSKASTETRVIHCSLCKKSGHTKNLVKAFFPEQI from the coding sequence ATGTGTATCTCCCAATACATGTTCAATGATAGGAGAACGGTAACCGTCAACTCGTTAACTTGTGTCACTAAATATGCTGAAAAGTTGATTAGGGAAGCCGATGAAGTCTCTAAATCTCATTACGTGCTGCAACCAGAACAGTCAGCATATGAGGTTCAGGATAGCAACAATCTTAAGTACCGGGTAGATCTTTCAGAGAACAGTTGGTCGTGTTTGTTTTGGCAGAAGGTAGGGATCCCGTGTTCCCATGCACTTGCCACAATTAAGAAAACACACGAAGGTGTACCTTATTCTGAGTTTTGCAAGGCCTATTATTCGATCCAAGGTTATCGAATGGCTTATGCAGATACTATAAACCTCGTCTTAGTTGATAAACCAGTCAACACTATCCTAGCAATTAAAAGGGGAGGATCGGGTAATACTTCTGAAGCCAGGAGAAAGAAATCAAAGGCATCGACAGAGACACGTGTCATACATTGTTCATTATGTAAGAAATCAGGACATACAAAGAATCTTGTAAAAGCCTTCTTTCCTGAGCAAATTTAG